The following proteins are encoded in a genomic region of Anguilla anguilla isolate fAngAng1 chromosome 15, fAngAng1.pri, whole genome shotgun sequence:
- the LOC118214379 gene encoding protein XRP2-like: MGCFFSKKSKRKSSKKDLTPPTTENTTNNAASDNVEEAPKYSWDKREKVDPKDFMLTGLKDATVGRLPGKLNGQQFVIQECENCSIFILDHSATITIDDCVNCRVVLGPVKGSVFFRDCKEIKCVVACQQFRTRDCKKMEVFLCCATQPIIESSTGMKFGCFQYHYPELAAHFKDAGLSVFNNNWSNVHDFTPVSGETNWSLLPENTSVLDCVPPPDNESEFGSVRVSADAQQSVVPLTHGGRRKVSEESCLCMFFAGEHTAANARKLIHEATQKGFVLIQTKEVSMRPEDVKRVFHNNADGLTELITKGPVVALELNGDGVVEACRKISSEVFNGTKLFVSENRNSSSADVDNFFNFADMQMGL, from the exons ATGGGCTGTTTCTTTTCTAAGAAATCCAAAAGAAAATCATCCAAAAAGGATCTTACTCCCCCGACGACAGAAAACACGACTAACAATGCGGCCAGCGACAACGTTGAAGAGGCACCAAAGTACAGCTGGGACAAGCGAGAGAAG GTGGACCCTAAGGACTTCATGCTGACGGGACTCAAGGATGCTACAGTTGGCCGCCTACCGGGTAAACTCAACGGGCAGCAGTTTGTCATACAGGAGTGTGAGAACTGCAGCATCTTCATCTTGGACCACTCGGCCACCATCACGATTGACGACTGCGTCAACTGCCGCGTGGTGCTGGGCCCCGTCAAGGGCAGCGTCTTCTTCCGAGACTGCAAGGAGATTAAGTGCGTGGTGGCGTGCCAGCAGTTCCGCACCCGCGACTGCAAAAAGATGGAGGTGTTCCTGTGCTGCGCCACCCAGCCCATCATAGAATCCTCCACGGGCATGAAGTTCGGCTGCTTCCAGTACCACTACCCCGAGCTGGCCGCCCACTTCAAGGACGCCGGGCTGAGCGTCTTCAACAACAACTGGAGCAACGTGCACGACTTCACTCCGGTTTCCGGGGAGACCAACTGGAGCCTGCTTCCCGAGAACACCTCGGTGCTGGACTGCGTCCCCCCGCCGGACAACGAATCCGAGTTCGGGTCCGTGCGCGTCTCCGCCGACGCCCAGCAGAGCGTCGTGCCCCTGACCCACGGCGGGAGGCGTAAGGTCAGCGAGGAGTCCTGCCTCTGCATGTTCTTCGCTGGGGAGCACACGGCCGCCAACGCCAGGAAACTCATCCATGAG GCGACACAGAAGGGGTTTGTTCTCATCCAAACCAAGGAGGTGTCAATGCGCCCTGAAGATGTCAAAAGGGTGTTCCACAACAATGCGGACGGGCTCACGGAGTTGATCACTAAAG gtCCTGTTGTGGCTCTGGAGTTGAACGGAGATGGTGTGGTGGAGGCTTGCCGGAAAATTTCCAGTGAAGTCTTCAATGGAACCAAG ctttttgtttcagaaaacagGAATTCGTCCTCAGCCGATGTGGACAACTTCTTCAATTTTGCGGACATGCAAATGGGATTATGA